agttAAAGATGGGTTCAAAGGTAATCTTTGTTTTTAAGCAAAAGTAAAGTATGAAAGCAAAAGTAGAGGAAAGATTCACAAGAGATAAGTACAAAACCTttcacgtacacacacacacacacacacacacacattttttattttagctccTAGTCAATCAGCTCTTTTTCAATAAACAACCTGGTAACTATTAAAGCTAAGCTTTATTGCTAATCTCCCAAATGTTCGCTAGCTTCATAATAACCATGAGGATACAAACTAGCTGAACTCTAATAGCTCCAAAGGTAATTGCTACATGCTAGGTATTAGCTTTTAGCTAATTTACATCATTATAGTACGATTTAACTATCTGAtgataaagaaatgtaaatttaacaagtaaaagtaaaaacaaatccagaataaatgattatttttttacatttatttttaacatctcaTAATAATTATCGCATAATAATGACGTGCATTAGTGGCTCAGTTTCTCATTGGACGGTTGTGCCATGTGGCATAAAACCTGCGCTAAAGCTGTGTCCGGATCAGATGGCCtgttgtggcgacccctcgacgggAGCAGCCGGAAgattaacaccaccaccaccttgTCCAACAATGACTTTAATCTTTCGTATCTCAAGCCTTAGGTTTGCCTGGATTATGAAATATGCTAAAGAAATGGTTTAAgtgtataagaaaaaaaagttttttttttttttttttgcataaccgTGAAGGGAAATAGGCCTATATGACAAACCACATTGTTTTTCTGTTCTCTATTCATGTCTAAAAGTATTTCTGAGACCCCACCATACCTTGCTGTAGGATAGTTTTCAGATGGCAGCCTAGATGGTGCAgaatacccataatgcactgctcCTTCGATACACATGTCACATGTATAATTGGTAACTATAGTATCTCTGTatgataatttaatttacagcagTAACTCCGTATACGAATTAATTCATTCCAGAGTTCTTAACACGAAATTTGTATTGCAAAActtattttcccataggaaataatgtaaatgcagatattCTGTTCCAGCAACCCAGAAATACTACCAATATTGCCAATTtgcaacactataatcatatctttgcgtttaaaaacaaatcaaatgtaaataaagtaaaatatgaaataagtaaGACAATAAACCTCACAATTTATGATTCACCTTGGCACCAAACTGaccaaaaacaaactgaaagcggctctttttttgtttttgcttaccGTCCTGGATAACAATCTTGAGACTCATGGTGctacgtcttcactaaatcttaaagaaaaaaaaaatctatctatctatctatctatctatctatctatctatctatctaaatgcTTCGTATGTCGAGGAAAatatcttgcaaaatttcagatTCAAGTCGGTTACTCCATGCAGTTTATTGCTTTGACTTGTTTAAACCAGCTCAGGGATATTGTTTGTcggtttatttactgtattgtgGAGTAGGGAAGAGTTTGACACGAGCTTTTACTCATGAGGTAGCAAAACGATATCAGGAACAGATAGGCAAAGTGCCAGACTTTAAATTCATCTCCACAGTTCATAATGGGGCAACAGCTCCAAACAATCCAAACGAACTATCTCGAGGCAACTCCACCTTCTAATTAGACACGAGTTCCCTCTTAAAATTTTCTCTCATTTGGAAACGCATCAGGAAAAATGTGCAGTTGTGTTCCCTTTCACGCTGTCTTTTACAAAGGAGGAAAAGATGTTAGATGTGTTACGAGGGGGGTTAGAGTTTAAACAGGAAGATGATAAGTTTTCCCCTTGTCTTTTCTTGTGTCATCCTTCCTTCTTTGTCATTGCAATCTCAAAGGTTAATAGCAAAGTCATGCTGCTTGCAAGTGCATCATAATTCACTTTATATCCTTATTGTTTACTTTATACCCTCATGAACGCATCGTAAATCCCTTGTGAACATAGATATTTACAATCAGACATGAGCGAGGTAGAGCAgcgatagttttttttttttttttcccgcttcACACTAAactccagtaggtggcggtaatgctCAGACCCGTTCATCCACTCAAAAGGAAGAAGACAAAGCGCTGACCTTGCAAAACCAAAGTGTTTTGCCAGTACTTTTTAGAACATGGATGCAGTTTGTATTTTCAGAAAGAGATTACAGGAAACATCATACTGTATCAAGGATCCTATCTTTTTTCTTGTGTGTACTATACATAACCCTGTGAAAGAGcacattaattaatattaataccgTCTGACCAATCAGTATCCAGAATCCAGCAGTACTGTGCTATAAGCTAAAAGAATTAGTTGTACGAGTGACTCAGATGGCTCAACCACGTAAGAGCAATAAAAGGGAAAACTCAAGGGGAAAACGGGAAGGGCGGGAGGTTCAGGTGGGTCATTAAAGTTTCAGTAGTGACACTGCAGCATTAGGTTTGTTGGCACGGTGTGTATCTGCTGTTTTAGTAACGCTGCTAATCTGGTTGTCAACACATAAATTCCTGATCTGCCTCATGCCCGTGCCATGCCCTCCTACATCGACCTTTATACCTCCTCCCTGAACCGACAGAGCATATCATGTATACAGTACGTCTCTGAATACAGCAGGCTTTTTTCACAATAAACCTTTTGTTAGTGTTTAGAGAACAGCTAGCTGATTAAATATTAGCATTGTGTCTTTTGTGAGAGATATCAaatgtgaaatgttttattatgaaCCTAAAGTAAAGCATCTTCTCATACAACACATGCCCgctatattttgtatattactTGAGTATTGCGCAATCATGTGCAAACCTTTGACTTTGCTATATACTAaacaaaatctctctctctcatatatatatatatatatatatatatatatatatatatatatatatacacacacacatatattaccTGTCTCCACTTTAAACCCAACAAACTAGCTGTTCTAAATTTGCCAGAGGGGTACCACATGGGCGGAGACCGAGAGGCTTGTGACAACAGGCAAACTGGTTTtgtaacaggtttttttttttcattttgggtTTTAAATttctgctttgtttgtttgttagattAGATTAGGTTATCTGTTGAAATTAGAGATGAGGCTTTACATTTTCATCCACAAATCATTGTGGgggtacaaacttttgcactcaagtctaacttaacaaataaaaacagttgtAACTATGGTAACAatagtttcttttttctctctctctctctctcaggtgagAAGTCATCCCGTGATGAGCAGGTCGCTTGTGCCGTCTTGGCCACACAGCTGGATAACTTCCTGGGTGGCGACCCCGTCCAGCACAGACAGGTGCAGGGCTACGAGTCGCCCGAGTTCATGAGCCTTTTCCCCCGCGGGATTAGCTATAAGGTGAGAAACCTTAACTGATACACATCTCGATGTACATATGGGCACGGGCGGCTCAAACGCTTAGGGCTGCGGGGACTGTAAACAcgatcacacactcattcaccaacaccacttgcacattgcaggaacttggctgggagttatcgccgcgtcccccatacagtcctgacctcgttccaagacatttccacatgtttggaaaaGTCATtaaagttcctgggaggccagcgttttagacgtgAATCAAAGAGACAGGCGGTTTACTGATGGGAAGGTTCGAGGTTcagggttcgagccccagcaccaccactgttgagcccttaataatatctgctccaggggtacTGTAAGCTGGTGGACCCCGCGCTCTGACCCcacgctctgaccccagttacctAACTGGGAAACGAGATTCCCAGGAAGCCGAGGCAAGAAATATCATATCTTAATAGCTGAAGACAATTTCACGTcccatcatactgtatatgcacagtACACATCGTACTGTATACGAGCCTGGACGACTCTCtacatgttcatgtttttaatttaacaacaaaatccaacacacaaacacttttcaTACACTTTTCCAGGATCTGCAGAAAGGGTGGTTTCTCAGTATTACAGTTCCTCAAGATAAACACTTCAGTGTGGTTCATTTACACGCTCTCAGAAAGCCATGCGTAGGTCTCTGCGGTGAGCCTTTTATCTGCGACGATGAATCGGCACTTCTCGTGGTGACTCATTCCCCGTTACACTCGGTTAACACATTTAACCAGGAGCTGGGTTTGTGTTTGAGTTGTCACTATGAGAAAGAAGCCCACAGTACCAGAGTGTGCTGAAACATTACATCGTGTAAAACGTCGTGAATCATTTATAGGGTCCTAAGTGCcctaaatttcaattaaaataaaattttttgtttgtgtgtctgggGGGGGGATGGCATGAATTTTGGGGGGTTGGGTTTAAATAAAAGATCGAAAttaatggcacacacacacacacacacacacactctgcattttacataaacactgctctgtcacaattcctttcaaaggtaaagtgccggttaatttgtttgtttgttttacagcagtgattccgttagtatgtgctcacacgagtgtcattagcgatgtacCTTGCTaacttttcagacaaaacagtctttccgttaatgtgtgtttatgtgaaattcaaataagaaaggtttactgtgtaataaagtctcattagaaggttaaaaatccattttctccctcagcctctcttatgtgtgcgcgcgcgtaagTTGACACCGAGCTTGTTTATACACTCTCTCTTGGGATGGGAGGggcttcgcacacacacacacacacacacacagcgaaacacttatctgtcgggatttctttttactttttttaaagtaaagttcagttaaatttgttttattttttactttatattttgtgtttatttattttttggtgctgtgaaacaaataatttgagtttccattatttcttatgggaaaattaaatttggtttaggagtgttttaaaatacgagcccgcttccggaacgaactatgctcgtaatccaaggttttactgtatataaatatgtgtgtgtgtgtgtatgtgtatgtatgtatgtactgtaatgtgtgtgtgtgtgtgtgtgtgtgtgtgtgtgtatatatatatatatttatactctctctctctctctctctctctctctctctctctcaggaagGAGGAGTAGAGTCAGCTTTTAGGAAACAGACATCTAGTGCTGGTCCTGTTCAGAGGTTGTATCACATTAAAGGGAAGAAGAACATCAGGGCCAAGGAGGTGGAGCTGAACTGGTCCAGCTTTAATAAAGGAGACTGCTTCATCCTCGACCTGGGAGAagtatgtatggatggatgaatggacagatgAAAAGATGAATAGATACACAGAGAGATCTCCTAGCTgatacattgtgtgtgtgtgtgtgtgtgtgtgtgtgtgtccgtgtccaGATGATCGTGTCGTGGGTCGGCTCTCAAGCCAATATATTTGAGAAGCAGAAGGTGCAGGAGATCGCCGCTCTcatcagagacacagagagacacggCAAAGCGCAGATCACTAAAGTCAACGAGGGAGAGGAGACACCCGAGATGCTGAAGGTGAGAATCATAAGCGATGCCCTGGATGTGACCCGGGGTTTAGGACATGGTGTTCTGCAGTGTTAGGTTATTAACAATAATTCTCATAATAACTTTTCTCACTTTAGTTTGGATATACAGTGTTTAATGCTACTGTGAAATGCACATGATTGAGGAACCTTCATGAAAAAACTTGGGTGTGTGTCTTTATTaagccacaaaaaaataattttttgtgctgtattaaaaaaaaaaacagaatatttaCACTTGACTACTTTAAAGtgtctaaatgtaaaacatttctgGTTAATAAAGGTTTAAAAGTCTTACTGACCACATGTTGGGAAAAgtcattaagggagttcctgggaggccggggtccAGATGTGAGTCAAACAGACAGTCCAATCATGACGGTGAACTAAGAAAACTTTGATGGTGTCCAGGCAccagtaaaacactgggataagtgcattagtgtatcaggggattatatagagaaataaaggaagtttttactctcagaactgttttGTTGATGTGAAACGAGCTGCTTTGAGACTGGAAATGACTCCCTCATCTATTTAAGTTTCTTCTAAAGTTAGtcacacaaacaaaaagcaaaatatgTTGTAAGGGCAGaagaatattataataataataataataataataataataataataataaaaggtgcAGCTTTAAACTGAAAAAGAGAACATGATTGACAGGTGAGTAGATCCTCCTCCTTGTTCTGATTTAGAAATGCAGAAAACCTTTTGTAATCTCTGGATCACGCCTGATCTTTGTGATTTCCCctaaaaacatgaaattttaACAACAAAACTGCACTAAAGATATAATATAAGAGATATTTAAATGCTCACGTTACATTTCCTCCCTGTGTGATGAACAGGTTCTTGGTCCGATGCCGGTGCTTAAAGAGAGCAGTCCCGAAGATGACAGCAAGGCAGACGCATCGAACACGGCTTCTCTATACAAGGTACTTGATCAAGTCTTCATTAAAGTGCCGCGGTTTAAAATCACCACATTTCACCAGAAATTAAATCCTGATGCAATTGATGTCGTAGGTGTCAGATGCGACAGGATCGATGAAGCTGACCAAAGTCTCTGAAAAGAGTCCGTTTGCCAAGGACCTGCTCGTACGTGACGACTGCTTCATCTTGGACAACGGAGCCAACGGCAAGATCTTTGTCTGGAAAGGTGAGAAGGCTTAACACACTGAAAACGTTAAGTATAAAGTGAAACACTCTGGCTGTATCATGTCGTTATAGGAAACGAATTAATATCAGGGAGATGTAATGCAAGAGCGTCACTGTGATCAGCcaaagtttaattaattttctataacagcatatCTCGGGTTATATATCTCATATATCAGGTTTATTCTCCTTATACCAGagctatttttcatttattaatgagtTGAGGAAAACACTTGTCATGCTAGTCAGAACAAAAGCACAACACATAAACTCCTCCGTCCTAAAGATGCTGATAAactttattgaattaaattacggCTTTACCAaaccgacactggagactccttccctgaAATGTTCTATAAACCCTACAGAAAACTTCATCACATCTGTTTATGTGCAGCCTCCGCAGaacgagctgttactatagcaacaattacatattataacatttataacaaTATAAACCTGCGATTTGGAGCTGCATCACTTCCAGGGTAGCGAAAAATAAATCAGCACATGTGTCTAAAGGTTTCGTCTATACGAGAATAGACTAATTTTGTGATTCAGAAAGACCACAAGCTAAAACATGACGAGTTTCTGACAAACTGAGAGAGCATTATAAGGAAGAATGATGTACAATTCCTTTTAGTGATTTTGTCCCAATGAAACAATAAGAATTTTCATGTTGTTTGAGAAATTATGCACAAATCCTTGTATTTACAAAATGTGCACGATTGCTTTAGGAAATGTCTAgaagcttaaaatttaaaagtcACTTTCAAGCTTAGTGGTTGGTGTCACTGGATCCAGTGATGGTCCCAAGCCCCAATAAAacgttatatacagtatacgtacacagtggtacctcggcatacgaacatGAAGACGTGTTGTACAGTTGAACCGTGGGTTCtcagaatgttagcaaggagaaaagggagccgctttcagtttgttttttaaagtgccaagaggaatcataaagtAAGGTtaggtgaggtttaatgtcttatttcgttcatattttacttcatttacatgtctttttttggaaagttttgattgtttttatatgcaaaaaaaaaatgattatagtgttggaaattggtaatttctgggtggctggaacagattgtctgaatttacattatttcctatgggacaatgtgtttcacaagacaacatttcaccttaagaactcacctCCGGAATAGATTAAATTCGTAAGCCGaggtatataaagaaattatcCGTTTCGCTCACAGTGGATGACATAATGTTGTCCGTTGTTCTGTGATTGTTGTTTTCATTGCTATGCGGCTTTGGCGGAGCCACTGGACTCAGAACCAATGCATAGCCTGGATAGAGTGTGAGGGTTGCATTAGGAAAGGCATTGAGATTAACACTTTGCCAAGTTGAGGCGACACCTTGATAGGAAACATCTGAAACCACTTTACCTTTTATGTGCTGCTTATCAGACTTTTTACACAATGCTACACTGCAGGAGCAAACCCAAGCCTTTTACTATCTTCTCTTATCTTATTTATCTTATTCAGTGTAGATCTGATCCAAACCTCTTCTTGTCTCTCCCGAGACAACTGTAACGATTTGCTGTTTCACGTCACACGAGTTTATCGTGGTTGTTGACGTCGTTTAAGATTAATGCTTATCTCAAATACCTCGATTACATTAaccgccccccccccacccccctttcCTACAGGCAGTGGTGCTAACGCGGAAGAGAAAAAAGCTGCTCTGAAGGTCGCAGATGATTTTATACAGAAGATGAACTACCCCAAGATGAAAACACAGGTTTGTTAAAGTCATAGCCAGGACTGGttgttgtctctttttatttatttatttatttatttatttattatttttattagggGGCTGTAGATAAAATCCAGATAACTAGGATCCTAAGATAACCAGGCTTTGTGTAGATGATCAACAGGGTTAACGTGATTGTGAAATTTGTTGTTAACAGAtaaatcttcttcttctgtctTTCGGCTCTTCCCTTTCTGctttcacaccaactaacttcatgtcctctctcactgcatacAGAGATCTCCTCtttgaaaaaatataatgaaataattcatttattatgtataacaacatacatttttctcttttttaataaaaagcatgAATGTCACTTAATAAATTCAAGAAATTTTTTGGTGCAAAGTCTGATAAGTAATCCAAAAAACACGCCATGTTGTGCGGTTAAGAGAAAAACAATCAACCGCACCATGTTGTAACGAAgcagatttattattaacacCCTGAACTTCTCATAACTTCATGTTCTGTAATGTTTCATTGCTCTTACACCACAACAATTATTACAGCTATGTTTACTTGTAAATGACCCACCGTACAGGACGTTGTATGTTTTATCCATTTAatgttcctgttctcacttacaAAAAGTGTAAACATTTGTTCTTTCACCAATAGAAAGTTAATCATATGCAGCTTGTCAGGTTTGAAAGATCCATAGATCCATAAACTCCTCCGTCAAGTCCTGAAGAAGTCTGAAAAGTCACAGCTTTCCGTCGAAGCCCTGAAGACTCcgtccataaatgttaaataaatgcgTATAAACTTTAGCATATCAACACTTACACTCACTATAATTGCAGgactcgaacccttgacccttgaCACGCAAAgccaaagtgctaaccactatggcaCCATGTTGCCACGataattactgtacaataattataattaaaaataataataaagtttaaatccATTTTTGTTCAGAATCTGTTGTATGCATTCCTGCTTAAAGCGCTACTAGAGAAACTTCAACATGTTCAAACTAACACCTTACGTATAGAATTTATCTGTTATCAATATATAGGCTAAAGAAATTTAATCAGTTTCAATTTTGTCCAATGAGAATCTACAATTTAACAGAATTCTGGTGTACATAGGTCCTTATGATGTTTTTCAAGCTTTTATGATtattagaagaagaagaagaacaagaaaagTGTCCCCTAGTACAAGCAATGTGTCTCCTACTGAAAACTCTGACCGATAAAGTTTTTATGATTGTAAAAATTATGTGGTTGTAAGTTTCTGATGCGATCAATGCTGGAACGCAAATGACCTTTAATAAACTTTCATCTTTATTTCCTACAGGTGGAGATCATACCGCAGGGCCGCGAGAACGTCATCTTCAAGCAGTTCTTCCAAAACTGGAATTAAGATGTACAGAATGATTCCGTTCACTTAAGGGTACTGAAAATAAACCTAATGTCACAGTGACTCGGACAGTATTTtgtaactggaaaaaaaaaagtaaacaactaAATAAAAGTTAGCATTTTTACTTACAGATTTACAGAGATATAATagaaatatcttttaaaaaaattattgaacgtGTCTCTATGTTTAGTGGACGTCTAGTCTGGAGAAgagttactttttttcccctttttttttttttttttacttttgcaatttttttttctcataaataaaacaaactgccAGTCATTCAGGCCAATTTGATGTTAAACAAAgatttacagaattttttttttttgtatacat
The DNA window shown above is from Clarias gariepinus isolate MV-2021 ecotype Netherlands chromosome 14, CGAR_prim_01v2, whole genome shotgun sequence and carries:
- the capgb gene encoding capping protein (actin filament), gelsolin-like b isoform X2 is translated as MLPFQAAPGQFGPEVRQRGLHCWRVEKLKAVPLAQSEVGAFFNGDSYLVLQNRGDEGADLHMWIGEKSSRDEQVACAVLATQLDNFLGGDPVQHRQVQGYESPEFMSLFPRGISYKEGGVESAFRKQTSSAGPVQRLYHIKGKKNIRAKEVELNWSSFNKGDCFILDLGEMIVSWVGSQANIFEKQKVQEIAALIRDTERHGKAQITKVNEGEETPEMLKVLGPMPVLKESSPEDDSKADASNTASLYKVSDATGSMKLTKVSEKSPFAKDLLVRDDCFILDNGANGKIFVWKGSGANAEEKKAALKVADDFIQKMNYPKMKTQVEIIPQGRENVIFKQFFQNWN
- the capgb gene encoding capping protein (actin filament), gelsolin-like b isoform X1; protein product: MAARGRLKKQIGIMLPFQAAPGQFGPEVRQRGLHCWRVEKLKAVPLAQSEVGAFFNGDSYLVLQNRGDEGADLHMWIGEKSSRDEQVACAVLATQLDNFLGGDPVQHRQVQGYESPEFMSLFPRGISYKEGGVESAFRKQTSSAGPVQRLYHIKGKKNIRAKEVELNWSSFNKGDCFILDLGEMIVSWVGSQANIFEKQKVQEIAALIRDTERHGKAQITKVNEGEETPEMLKVLGPMPVLKESSPEDDSKADASNTASLYKVSDATGSMKLTKVSEKSPFAKDLLVRDDCFILDNGANGKIFVWKGSGANAEEKKAALKVADDFIQKMNYPKMKTQVEIIPQGRENVIFKQFFQNWN